The Photobacterium sp. TY1-4 DNA window CATCCGCCAGTTGAAGCAAACTCACCTGATGCGCATGGCCGTGCTCGAGGGAAAAGAGCTGGTCAAATTGTTGCTCAATCCAAAGTTGCGCGGCTTGCTCAGGATCTGTCTGAGCACTGAAATCGAAAAACATCATCTCACTCGCTTCAGCCATCGGGGGAAGCACCGACTGTCTCGGCGCTCCGGGCTCATTGGCGACCAACTGCATTCTCAGTACATCCAGCTCACGGTATAAAATCGTCCAGGCACGACGCATGCGATCAATATCCACGGCTTGGGTGATCACCTGATAGCTGCCGACATTGTAAATCGGGCTCTGCGGATAGAGCTGCTGTTCGTAATAAACACTTTCCTGGGCCGGATGAAGCGATCCCTCACGCCCGCCCTGATCACAAACCTCTGAACGTCTCTCTTTTCCCTTAGCCAAAGCGCTGCCCTTCCGTCTTTATCTGCTTCATTCGTCAGGCCTAAACCATCGGACTTAAATTATCAGGTTGAAATCATTACCCGTCCGGCTGCATGATGAAATTTATTCACCAGCTCCCGGGTTAAAATGAAACAGTGAATTAAAATGAAAACAGTGAATTAAATTAAATGGTCTATTTCCGGCACTCTTAATGAATATCACAAGTGCCGGATCATTTTTACTCAGGTTTAAAGACCTTGCAGGTCCAGGCCTGGCCACTGCCATTTTGAACCAAGGTTTGGTCAATGAGAGTTAACCCCTGCTGAACTTTGCGCCAGGTTAATCGGTCGACCCACAACTGGCGATAGAGGGAAATAATAATGATACCGTCCGGTTTTAAATACTGACGTAGCCGGGCAATTAATTGATCCGGGTTATTGATACAGTTCAGGCTTTCACAAAACACAATACAGTCATATTGACGATCAGGCTGGTAGGCATGAGCATCTGCTTGTTCAAAGGAGGTTTTTTCGTTTTTCAGGCTGGCATTGGCATTATGAATCGCGGTATCGGAGAAATCGATCCCCTGGTAATAATGGTAATCGGAGCGACTCATTTCCCGATTTAATACCCCTTCCCCGCATCCGATATCCAGAATATCTGCCCCGGGTTTGAAGAAACGAATATAACC harbors:
- a CDS encoding class I SAM-dependent methyltransferase, which translates into the protein MRAKDLVLTLFGMKAFQPEQGVWEEQYQNNQWQHLHQIGELAHYNVIRGYIRFFKPGADILDIGCGEGVLNREMSRSDYHYYQGIDFSDTAIHNANASLKNEKTSFEQADAHAYQPDRQYDCIVFCESLNCINNPDQLIARLRQYLKPDGIIIISLYRQLWVDRLTWRKVQQGLTLIDQTLVQNGSGQAWTCKVFKPE